The genomic region GGCTTTCTGAATAACCAGGTCCACATCGGGAACGTATTCATCCTGAGGCCCGGTGGAGAAGGTCATGTGCAGGTTATAGCCCTTGGTTTGCTGAATGGCCTTAGCCTCGTCCTCTCCGATCCCCCCGGACAGGTAGGCAATCCCGTTTTGCTGTTGCTGTTGGACTTGCACGGCTGAACTGTCGATCGGCTCAAGGCTGGCGGCGTTAAGCGCGACCGGCAACATCAGCACGCCGACAGCGGCAAGGGGCAGCATGAATGAATGGACGTACTTCATGATGGCGACTCCCGGGGTTGCGCAGAACCCACTCGTTACTCCTTTTAGATTTGTTGCTGAACACTCAAGTTTTAGATCGATTCGGAATGGGGCTCACTGCGAATCGGACTACACGATTTGCTCCTCAAGTACGAGCTGTAGTCGGCAGCGTCCTGCAAAATGAATCCGGTATTTCCTGCCGACTCACCAGCAGCGCCCGGCATCGCTGACTATCGCTCTCTTGCCATTCTCTTCCGTCTGTTTCCTTCAACCGCGGAAGACGTCATGAGCCACCTCAAACCCGATAACACTCAAGATCCACAAATGGCTTCACTGCTCGGCAGTCTTGGCGAACTGATCCGCGAAGCGCGTCAGAAGGTGCTGCGAGCGGTCGATACCGTTCAGGTGCAAACCTGTTGGCAGATCGGGCGGCATATTGTGGAGTTCGAACAGGAAGGGGCTCGGCGGGCGGCTTATGGCAAGCAGCTGCTATCAACACTGGCCAAAGTCCTCACTTCCGAGTTTGGAAAAGGTTTTGACGAACGCAACCTGCGATACATGCGGGACTTTTATCAGACCTTTCCAATTTGGAACGCAGTGCGTTCCGAATTGAGCTGGACCCATTACCGCAGACTGCTGCGCGTCGACAACGAGAGCGCTCGCCACTGGTACATGAACGAATCAGCGCTCCAGAACTGGTCAAGTCGTGCCCTCGAGCGCCAGATCAACACCCTCTACTACGAACGTCTGCTGGCGAGCCGCGACCGGGCCGCCGTCAAACAGGAAGCCGCCACCAACATCCAGCAAATGAACGCCAGCCCTCGGGATTTCATCCGGGACCCGGTGCTGCTTGAGTTTCTCGGCCTGCCCAATGCAGGCCGGGTTCAGGAAAGCGATCTTGAGCAAGCACTGATCGATCAACTTCAGGGTTTTCTGCTCGAACTGGGCAAAGGCTTCGCCTTCATCGCTCGCCAGCAACGTATCAGTACCGACAGCAAAGACTTCTACATCGACCTGGTGTTCTACAACTACCTGCTCAAGTGCTTCGTCATTTTCGATCTCAAGCGCGGCGAACTGACCCACCAGGATGTCGGCCAGATGGACATGTATGTGCGCATGTACGACGACCTCAAGCGCGGACCGGAGGATGGCCCCACCGTCGGCCTCATTCTCTGCGCGCAAAAGGATGAATCGGTGGTGCGCTACTCAGTGCTGCAAGGCAACGAACAACTATTCGCCAGTACATACAGACTGGTGCTGCCGAGCGAGGAGGAACTCCGCGCAGAACTGGATCGGGAATGGGCGGTAGTTGAGGAGCGGTTACTCAAGCAGAGGCTCCGATAAGCACGGGTGGATTGTTCATAAACGGCGTGAAGACTATGGTGGATAGCTAGCCGAAAAGGTTAAGAGCCGATGAATTTGCAGGACATCCCCTCACTGGCCCCGACTCAACTCGAGTTGCCGTTGCCCACCCGCACACCCGGCGAATCCTTCAAGGAGCCCGCCGCCGACGGTTTCCTCCTTGGCGGCTTCACCTGGCAGCATACCCATCAAGACCCGACCCGTCCGGTAGTGATCATCAACGCCGCCACTTCAGTCCGTTGCCGACACTACTCGCGCTTCGCCGATTACCTGTTCGCCAACGGCTTAGACGTGATCACTTATGACTACCGTGGCATTGGCGAGTCGCGCCCCGCATCGCTGAAAGGGCTTGAGGCTTCATGGTCTGACTGGGGCGCGCTGGATTTCGAGGCGATGTTGCAAAGGGCGCAACGTGAGTTTGCACAACAACCCATCAATGTCGTCGGCCACAGCTTCGGCGGCTGTGCTGCGGGGCTGGGCGCTTCCGGGCATGTGATCCGACGCTTGGTGACGGTGGGCGCGCAGTTCGCTTACTGGCGCGACTACGCCCCTGCCCATCGTTGGCGGATGCTTGCCAAATGGCACGTGATGATGCCGCTGATCACGATGCTTTGCGGCTACTTCCCGGGCAGACGCCTGGGCTGGCTCGAAGACACCCCTGCCGGCGTGGTTCGCGATTGGAGCATGCCCAGCGCCCGATATGAAAAACGCCCCAGCGGTCGTCTCATGCACGCCAGAACCGGTCAGCTCCCCTTCTCCAAGGTCAGCGCACAAACCCTGGCCATCAGCCTCAGCGACGACCCCTACGGCACGACTCCAGCCATCGAGCGCCTGCTTGACTACTTCACCGGCAGTACAAATACCCACTTGAGAATCACGCCTGAGGACATCGGCGAAGAAGAAGTCGGACATTTCGCCTTTTTTCGCAGCGCATACCAAGCCACACTATGGCCCATTGCATTGTCCTGGCTGCAGACCGGCGAGCTGGCCCCCGACACACCCGGGCGGCGAGTGCCACGCAGCTGATTGATGCGCCCTCTCAACGAATTACGGAACGACACCCATGGCCTCCGCCAACAAGCAGAACAAACGCGCCTCCCGCGCCAAAGCCAAGGCCAAGCAGAACCGCACCCAGCGGGCCGCCGCGCCGGTCGAGCTGGACCCGAACGACGATCGCATCGACTTCGAATCAGTGGACCTGACCGAGCTGTTCAAAAAAATGATCGACGCCGAAAAGTCCAGCCAGCAGGCAATGTGCACAGCCTTCCTTGAAGACCCGCTGCTGGAGCTGGTGTACGAACAGGAAGGCGAAGAGGGTGCGATGGACTTCATCCTTGCGGCGCTCATCGAGTACCGTCAATGGTCCACCGAGACCGACGAAGCCGGCGCCCTGGCGTGGATCGAATCCCCGGCCTTCCAGGCTGATTACGTGGCGGCGTCCGACGCCATCGCGACCCAAACCCAACAGAAAACCCACTGAGTTCCCATGGCATCCCTGAACAAGCAGCAGAAACGCGCCAAACGTGCAAAAGCCAAAGCCAAGCAAATCCGCATGGTCGGCAGAAAACCCGCCGATCTGAACGATGACCTGGGTGAGATCGGCGAACCGATCCCGGAATACACCCTGGCGATGTTCAGCAAAATGCGTGACGCCGAAGCCACCAGCCGCAACGACATGCTGTTGACCTTGCTGTCGAACCTTGCCGGAATCATCAGCGACCACCCAGAACTGCTGGACATGGAAAACGCCGACAACGAAGCCATGGCCGCCACGCATCTGGCCGCCGACATGCTGATCGACTACCGCATGTGGGCCGATGGCATGGACCGCGACGCCGCCCAGGCCTGGCTGACCGATCCGCAATTCATCACCGACTTCGGCGATGCGCTGGACAGTTATCGTCAGTCACTGGATGCGCTGGAAGAAAAGGGCGAGTAAACACCCCTCCCCTTCAGAACCAAAAACGGCCGCGTGTCATCACTGACAGCGGCCGTTTTGCGTTACGCGGTACGAATCAGTTCAGCACCACCGCACCCACCTTCTGCAGCTTGCGACGACGAGCCACAATCAAACCGGCCGCTACCACCAACACACTCAGCAGACCCGTCGCGAGGATCTCCACGCGATGCGCTTCCTGGAACAGCATGATGGTCAGGGCCGCGACGATGAATACGATCACCGCGTAGGTCAGGCCCGGGAACAGCCACATGCTGAAGGCGATTTTTTCGCCGCGAGCCATACGCTGTTTGCGCATACGCAGTTGCGAAAAGGCGATCACCAGATACACCAGCAACGCGATGGCGCCAGAGCTGGCCAACAGGAATTCGAACACCGCAGCCGGGGCCACGTAGTTGGCGAATACGGCAACAAACGCAGCCGCGGTCGACAGCATCACAGCCCAGTAAGGCGTGCCGCTCTTGTTGGTGCGCTGGGAAACGGCCGGCGCGTCGCCACGCTTGCCCAACGAGAACATCATGCGCGAAGCGGTGTAGAGCGCCGAGTTCAGGCAGCTGGTGACCGCAACCAGCACCACGATATCGACGATCAGCTTGGCATTCGGGATACCCATGCGCTCGAGCACGGTCTGGTAGGAACCGACACTGGCGAGAATCGGGTCGTTCCATGGCACCAAGGCCACCACGATGAAGATGGAGACGAGGTAGAACAAACCAATCCGCCAGATGACCGAGTTGGTAGCCTTGGAAATCTGCTGGCCAGGGTTCTTCGATTCCGCGGCCGCGATGGTCACGATCTCAGTACCCATGAAGGAAAACATGGTGGTCAGAATGGCGCCCAGCACGGCGCCCATACCGTTTGGCAGAAAGCCTTGAGTGTCAAACAAATGCGACACACCGCTGACCTGGCTGGAGGGCAGGAAGCCAAAGATCGCCAGAATGCCAAGACCGATAAAGCCGATGATCGCGACGACTTTGACCAAGGCGAACCAGAACTCAAACTCTCCATAGTTCTTCACGCTGAACAGGTTGGTCACCGTCAGCAGCAACGTGATGATCAAGGTGAAGGCCCAGATCGCCACATTCGGGAACCAGGCATGCAGGATGGTTGCGGCAGCATTAGCCTCCAGCGGGATCACCAACACCCAGAACCACCAGTAGAGCCAGCCGATGGTGAAACCGGCCCAGTGACCGATTGCACGATCGGCGTACGTCGAGAAGGAGCCTGTGTCTGGCGATGCAACGGCCATCTCGCCGAGCATACGCATGACCAGAACCACCAGCGCACCGGCGGCAGCATAGGCCAACAGCACGGCCGGGCCTGCAGCGGCGATGGCGTGGCCGGAGCCGACGAACAGCCCGGCGCCGATTACCCCGGCGATCGACAGCATGGTCACATGACGCGGTTTAAGCCCCTGTTCGAGGCCATTGGAGCTTTGCGTACTGCTCATTGAAACTACCTTTGCCTGGAAATCGATTCAGTCCACCCCGCCTGAAAATCCCTTCTCGTAAAAAGAATCCAACAGAGTGTTCCTTATTCTGCACGCAATAATTGCGCCAAAATGTTTCACATCCCCGGTATACGCGGCCTGAGCGCCGACGGAGCGTTTATCGCAAGTCATTGAGATTAATGGCATTTAGCCAGAGCGTTACCTTGCCACCCACTTCAGGAACGAATCTGCGCACCAGAAACACACTAAAAAAGGCAAGCACGCACAATAAAAGTGCAGATCAGGAACGTTTGGCCGGTTAGCGCTTCCAACACCCCGCCAAAGCTGGCAACATCGCGCCTTTTTTTACGCGACAGCCGTGCCGAAGCGTGTTCAAACGGCTGTTCGGTTGTTGATGGGGCGACAGTCTGCTGTGTCGATGCGACAACCTGCCACATGCCATCCGTTTACCGCCCGTAGCGCTGTTGGCTGCCATTCGAACGCTATGCTAGCTTGGCCGCCTCGCCAGGAAGGCTGCCAACAGCAGGAGCGCAACACACTATGAGGAACGCACATGGCTGAGGCCACGCCCGCGCTTGAAATCCGCAACTTGCACAAACGCTACGGACAGCTTGAGGTGCTCAAAGGCATCTCGCTGACCGCCCGCGACGGCGACGTGATCTCGATCCTCGGCTCCTCCGGTTCCGGCAAGTCCACGTTCCTGCGTTGCATCAACCTGCTGGAGAACCCGCACCAGGGCCAGATCCTGGTGGCTGGCGAAGAACTCAAGCTCAAGTCCGCCAAGAATGGCGAACTGGTCGCTGCCGACGGCAAGCAGATCAATCGCCTGCGCAGCGAGATCGGTTTTGTATTTCAAAACTTTAATCTCTGGCCGCACATGAGCGTGCTCGACAACATCATCGAAGCCCCGCGCCGCGTGCTCGGCCAGAGCAAGGCCGAGGCCATCGAAGTCGCCGAAGCCTTGCTGGCCAAGGTCGGCATCGCTGACAAGCGCCACGCCTACCCGGCGCAACTCTCCGGCGGCCAGCAGCAACGCGCGGCCATCGCCCGCACCCTGGCGATGCAACCCAAGGTGATCCTGTTCGACGAGCCCACCTCCGCCCTTGACCCGGAAATGGTCCAGGAAGTACTTAATGTCATCCGCGCGC from Pseudomonas sp. GGS8 harbors:
- a CDS encoding YhcG family protein is translated as MSHLKPDNTQDPQMASLLGSLGELIREARQKVLRAVDTVQVQTCWQIGRHIVEFEQEGARRAAYGKQLLSTLAKVLTSEFGKGFDERNLRYMRDFYQTFPIWNAVRSELSWTHYRRLLRVDNESARHWYMNESALQNWSSRALERQINTLYYERLLASRDRAAVKQEAATNIQQMNASPRDFIRDPVLLEFLGLPNAGRVQESDLEQALIDQLQGFLLELGKGFAFIARQQRISTDSKDFYIDLVFYNYLLKCFVIFDLKRGELTHQDVGQMDMYVRMYDDLKRGPEDGPTVGLILCAQKDESVVRYSVLQGNEQLFASTYRLVLPSEEELRAELDREWAVVEERLLKQRLR
- a CDS encoding carboxypeptidase regulatory-like domain-containing protein — protein: MKYVHSFMLPLAAVGVLMLPVALNAASLEPIDSSAVQVQQQQQNGIAYLSGGIGEDEAKAIQQTKGYNLHMTFSTGPQDEYVPDVDLVIQKAAGQTVLTLSQAGPLVYVQLPAGKYTVVATHKGEVRRNTADVGSGAARNLVFHWGGEN
- a CDS encoding ABC transporter ATP-binding protein, whose translation is MAEATPALEIRNLHKRYGQLEVLKGISLTARDGDVISILGSSGSGKSTFLRCINLLENPHQGQILVAGEELKLKSAKNGELVAADGKQINRLRSEIGFVFQNFNLWPHMSVLDNIIEAPRRVLGQSKAEAIEVAEALLAKVGIADKRHAYPAQLSGGQQQRAAIARTLAMQPKVILFDEPTSALDPEMVQEVLNVIRALAEEGRTMLLVTHEMGFARQVSSEVVFLHQGLVEEQGSPQQVFENPLSARCKQFMSSNR
- the gabP gene encoding GABA permease → MSSTQSSNGLEQGLKPRHVTMLSIAGVIGAGLFVGSGHAIAAAGPAVLLAYAAAGALVVLVMRMLGEMAVASPDTGSFSTYADRAIGHWAGFTIGWLYWWFWVLVIPLEANAAATILHAWFPNVAIWAFTLIITLLLTVTNLFSVKNYGEFEFWFALVKVVAIIGFIGLGILAIFGFLPSSQVSGVSHLFDTQGFLPNGMGAVLGAILTTMFSFMGTEIVTIAAAESKNPGQQISKATNSVIWRIGLFYLVSIFIVVALVPWNDPILASVGSYQTVLERMGIPNAKLIVDIVVLVAVTSCLNSALYTASRMMFSLGKRGDAPAVSQRTNKSGTPYWAVMLSTAAAFVAVFANYVAPAAVFEFLLASSGAIALLVYLVIAFSQLRMRKQRMARGEKIAFSMWLFPGLTYAVIVFIVAALTIMLFQEAHRVEILATGLLSVLVVAAGLIVARRRKLQKVGAVVLN
- a CDS encoding alpha/beta fold hydrolase is translated as MNLQDIPSLAPTQLELPLPTRTPGESFKEPAADGFLLGGFTWQHTHQDPTRPVVIINAATSVRCRHYSRFADYLFANGLDVITYDYRGIGESRPASLKGLEASWSDWGALDFEAMLQRAQREFAQQPINVVGHSFGGCAAGLGASGHVIRRLVTVGAQFAYWRDYAPAHRWRMLAKWHVMMPLITMLCGYFPGRRLGWLEDTPAGVVRDWSMPSARYEKRPSGRLMHARTGQLPFSKVSAQTLAISLSDDPYGTTPAIERLLDYFTGSTNTHLRITPEDIGEEEVGHFAFFRSAYQATLWPIALSWLQTGELAPDTPGRRVPRS